In the Carassius gibelio isolate Cgi1373 ecotype wild population from Czech Republic chromosome B24, carGib1.2-hapl.c, whole genome shotgun sequence genome, one interval contains:
- the terf1 gene encoding telomeric repeat-binding factor 1 — MEGSSSEIISSTTDKINLTEVEAVVQSWMIDYYFSSLCRLFRDRSAPEFRKTLKLFESIVDDLEEGSHRSDHPTQRTICCFLARVMDGENLEVRYDHVSQITPLMSALPIWESLAEVSDSDLHAKIKTLLIVQSVAVCVKKGHSKLANETLQWLEKETELPAKLQGKLTGIVSKKDAYDQLLMSFTLEQLLENIDTFLNAFSQDRSSVFLFEAALKVVQARHERSEKTSSEQDGSERTPSSTESNKPEENETQVDPLVLNIRPKRKLFSKQVHQVWKPETAKKEQTTRKRTSVYKVSRRSSICSDLQSNVSVTSQPRRKWTTEEDRKLKAGVKKYGEGKWRMILDDFEFDNRTGVNLKDRWRILKKTECY; from the exons ATGGAGGGGTCTTCGAGTGAGATAATATCCAGCACGACtgataaaataaatttaactgaAGTCGAGGCTGTTGTCCAGTCATGGATGATCGATTATTACTTCTCGTCACTGTGTCGGCTCTTCAGAGACAGATCTGCGCCGGAGTTTCGTAAAACTTTGAAACTCTTTGAAA GTATCGTGGATGATCTCGAGGAGGGTTCCCACAGGTCAGATCACCCCACTCAGAGAACGATCTGCTGCTTCCTCGCCAGAGTGATGGACGGGGAAAACCTGG AAGTCCGTTATGATCATGTTTCTCAAATCACTCCCTTGATGTCAGCGTTGCCGATTTGGGAGTCGTTAGCGGAAGTATCTGATTCAGACTTGCACGCTAAGATCAAGACGCTACTGATTGTTCAG TCTGTCGCTGTGTGTGTGAAGAAAGGACATTCAAAGTTGGCAAATGAAACCCTGCAGTGGCTGGAAAAAGAGACTGAGTTACCAGCG AAACTACAAGGAAAGCTGACCGGCATTGTGAGTAAGAAGGATGCATACGATCAGCTCCTGATGAGCTTCACTTTGGAGCAGCTGTTGGAGAACATTGATACATTCCTCAATGCATTCAGCCAGGATCGTTCCTCCGTTTTCTTATTCGAA GCAGCATTAAAAGTGGTTCAAGCCCGTCATGAGAGATCAGAGAAAACCTCATCCGAACAGGATGGAAGTGAAAGGACTCCATCCAGCACAGAGTCAAACAAACCAGAAGA AAATGAGACACAGGTGGATCCACTGGTGCTGAATATCAG ACCCAAGAGGAAACTTTTTTCAAAGCAAGTTCATCAAGTATGGAAACCTGAAACTGCCAAAAAAGAGCAAACCACGCGCAAGAGAACCTCCGTTTACA AAGTTTCCAGGAGAAGTAGTATCTGTTCAGATTTACAAAGCAATGTTAGTGTGACAAGCCAGCCCAGAAGG AAATGGACCACAGAAGAAGACCGGAAGCTGAAAGCAGGTGTGAAGAAGTATGGAGAGGGCAAATGGAGAATGATCCTGGATGACTTTGAGTTTGACAACCGCACCGGTGTTAATCTCAAGGACCGATGGAGAATCCTGAAGAAAACCGAATGCTATTGA
- the LOC128013664 gene encoding somatomedin-B and thrombospondin type-1 domain-containing protein, with protein sequence MRPVALTSRGTEDSNRDFLELFLEMMGLLSLDRSALLVVAAVFGMYQFAEGGCSGRCCQGTDFTCVTTDWRMDRVYGTCYCDERCLKTKDCCFDYPTECPAQSCVVSEWSHWSGCAQPCQLSFRVRRRSVQRLPQNSGQACPRLEEQAGCMEYLDRKGQFCTSVQGAAFITTMEYSKGRTHDLYGAPVDAGFCMEFKMESLTAQCMVENRPYTRWMQYLREGYTVCVACQPPAMNNRSQSCQGDGSLAERDELLHWQAVGSPRCRGTWRKVQRLQHCSCPLVHSFIFI encoded by the exons ATGAGACCTGTGGCACTGACTTCAAGAGGAACCGAAGACAGTAACAGGGACTTTTTAGAGCTCTTTTTGGAAATGATGGGCTTGTTGTCACTGGACCGGAGTGCTCTTCTGGTGGTGGCCGCTGTTTTTGGGATGTACCAGTTTGCAGAAGGCGGATGCTCAGGAAGGTGCTGTCAAGGTACAGATTTCACCTGTGTCACTACTGACTGGAGGATGGACCGTGTCTATGGGACGTGTTATTGTGATGAGAGGTGTTTAAAGACTAAAGACTGCTGCTTTGACTACCCTACAGAGTGTCCAG CTCAGTCATGTGTAGTCAGTGAGTGGAGTCACTGGAGTGGGTGCGCACAACCCTGCCAGCTCTCATTCCGGGTCCGGAGACGGAGTGTTCAGAGACTGCCCCAAAACAGTGGACAGGCCTGTCCGAGGCTGGAGGAACAGGCCGGATGCATGGAGTATCTGGACCGCAAGGGACAGTTTTGCACTTCTGTGCAAG GAGCAGCATTTATAACAACAATGGAGTACAGCAAAGGCAGAACACATGATTTGTATGGGGCCCCAGTGGATGCTGG TTTCTGTATGGAGTTCAAGATGGAGTCTCTGACAGCGCAGTGCATGGTGGAGAACAGACCCTACACGCGCTGGATGCAGTACTTGAGGGAGGGCTACACCGTCTGTGTGGCCTGCCAGCCTCCAGCGATGAACAACCGCAGTCAGAGCTGCCAAGGAGACGGTAGCCTAGCTGAGAG GGATGAGCTTCTACACTGGCAGGCAGTGGGCAGCCCTCGCTGCAGAGGAACATGGAGGAAAGTACAGAGACTACAGCACTGCTCCTGTCCACTTGTGCAcagcttcattttcatttaa